One Pyrenophora tritici-repentis strain M4 chromosome 5, whole genome shotgun sequence DNA window includes the following coding sequences:
- a CDS encoding ATP-dependent RNA helicase A, with the protein MPKNAHPPRGKPAKKTVPPEEDTSFIVFGDGKPKKKKGESSGGDGTQSDSKGKGKTAPGQSEDGPKKPDTRTLIAGASWTGKLPVNLLSEHFQKQQWSKPDYRIRKDGDRHFAYAVVLSKMNQKTRETTTLPPIKIPPELEEQAHQPTAVEARNFAAAYTLFRVASAKNLHMMLPPTYKDLWKGQFTELKKRDEQEGKGWMYEADPFFGFAEREKARESAAKAREKRQKQQEEAQKAHNQQPGAAMPSASTGAAPRNLMKGWERVPKIELGKKTRKEAERLIRRDAVWNPNGVEIDAATKLKLVDEITDLGFRRSHVEEAAEICKDREEIIEWLLIHVPEDDLPSWSLPEGYVAGVSMASSNLKREGAVKRLAAAGYALDLCEEAYDSQGGDERKAAALLQARLLRPDDEDNIITQDLVDLSIVDTDPEDDPWEVEMSSLEAIYDRLFTRPAPELCRIELDVKQQGKRLILQVRKPFGPYPAVVPIITFEAAIPAYIRLSIIRQALLHAESNFIGMPMIYDIVDWIQTNAGDIFQNPGRLTDVSAGLAAADHSSEPQSQKRRAKGGRARRPIDWTPATPPSQRILTEWQAKQGSAAQQKMMAARQSLPAWRLREEIVHTVNNCKVTIISGETGSGKSTQSVQFVLDDLIQRQLGAVANIICTQPRRISALGLADRVADERCSQVGDEIGYTIRGESKQKPGVTKITFVTTGVLLRRLQTSGGNADDVVAALADVSHVVVDEVHERSLDTDFLLVLLRQILRTRKDLKVILMSATLDAAVFEAYFKEVGPVGRVEIEGRTHPVTDYYIDDILHFTGFKGYGMGEDDATDEKSFSANLRSIGFGINYDLIAETVRYIDRQLGEKDGGILIFLPGTMEIDRTLQALSHFVNLHALPLHASLMPVEQKRVFPPAPHGKRKVIACTNVAETSITIEDIVAVIDTGRVKETSYDPQNNMVRLAETWASRAACKQRRGRAGRVRAGDCYKMYTRNAEAKMMERPDPEIRRVPLEQMCLSIKSMGVQDVSGFLASALAPPESTAVEGAIRLLSQMGAITDNELTALGRHMSMIPADLRLGKLLVYGATFGCLDAALTIASVLTARSPFLTPRERDQETRNEFDRLRASFSNNQGDLLVDLRAYEQWAAQRSKGASTRDLRFWCQENRLSPNTLFDIASNRTQYLSSLKEISFIPTHYSSANPATHSTYNKHNANDALLRALIAGAFNPQIARIQLPDKKFAAGIAGAVELDPSAPRDQIFQPRQRPRICAS; encoded by the exons ATGCCGAAGAACGCCCACCCGCCGCGCGGGAAGCCTGCGAAGAAGACAGTGCCCCCCGAGGAAGACACTTCATTCATTGTATTCGGCGATGGCAAACCCAAAAAGAAAAAGGGCGAGAGCTCTGGCGGAGATGGCACACAGAGCGACAGTAAGGGGAAAGGGAAGACAGCGCCTGGTCAGTCCGAGGATGGGCCAAAGAAGCCGGATACCAGAACTTTGATAGCGGGGGCATCATGGACTGGTAAATTGCCCGTCAACCTACTATCAGAGCACTTCCAGAAGCAACAGTGGAGCAAGCCAGACTACCGCATT CGCAAAGATGGCGATAGACACTTTGCATATGCCGTGGTGCTCTCCAAGATGAACCAGAAGACACGAGAGACTACAACCCTACCACCCATCAAGATTCCCCCCGAACTCGAGGAGCAAGCACATCAGCCAACTGCCGTAGAAGCCCGAAACTTCGCCGCCGCCTATACCCTCTTCCGCGTCGCCAGCGCGAAGAACCTGCACATGATGCTTCCGCCAACATACAAGGACTTGTGGAAAGGCCAGTTCACAGAACTCAAGAAGAGAGACGAACAGGAAGGAAAGGGTTGGATGTACGAAGCAGATCCTTTCTTTGGGTTTGCAGAGCGAGAAAAGGCCAGGGAATCAGCAGCCAAGGCGCGCGAGAAGAGACAGAAACAGCAAGAAGAGGCACAGAAAGCCCACAATCAGCAGCCTGGCGCGGCTATGCCTAGCGCTTCGACGGGTGCCGCACCCAGAAACTTGATGAAAGGATGGGAACGCGTGCCGAAGATCGAGCTGGGCAAGAAGACAAGGAAAGAGGCTGAGCGTCTGATTCGTCGCGATGCGGTCTGGAATCCTAATGGCGTCGAGATTGACGCGGCGACGAAGCTGAAGTTGGTCGATGAAATCACCGACCTTGGCTTTCGGAGAAGTCACGTCGAAGAGGCTGCTGAGATCTGCAAAGATCGGGAAGAGATTATCGAGTGGCTCCTCATCCACGTTCCAGAGGACGATCTTCCGTCCTGGTCCCTACCAGAAGGTTACGTTGCTGGCGTCAGCATGGCTAGTTCAAATCTCAAGCGCGAGGGTGCTGTCAAGCGTCTTGCAGCAGCTGGGTACGCTTTGGATCTTTGTGAGGAGGCGTATGACAGCCAAGGTGGAGATGAGAGGAAAGCCGCCGCTTTGCTGCAAGCTCGCCTCCTCCGACCTGACGATGAAGACAATATTATCACCCAGGACCTTGTAGATCTTTCAATCGTGGATACCGATCCCGAAGATGATCCGTGGGAGGTGGAAATGTCATCACTCGAAGCAATATACGATCGCCTATTTACACGGCCTGCGCCCGAGTTGTGCCGCATTGAGCTGGACGTTAAACAGCAAGGCAAGAGGCTCATCTTACAGGTGAGGAAGCCGTTTGGGCCATATCCCGCTGTGGTTCCCATTATCACGTTTGAGGCAGCTATTCCGGCATATATCCGTCTCAGTATCATCAGACAGGCGCTACTTCACGCCGAAAGCAACTTCATTGGCATGCCTATGATATACGATATCGTAGATTGGATCCAAACGAATGCTGGTGATATCTTCCAGAACCCAGGAAGACTGACTGATGTTTCTGCTGGTCTCGCAGCGGCAGATCACTCATCCGAGCCACAGAGTCAAAAGCGTAGGGCGAAGGGTGGGCGAGCACGCAGGCCTATCGACTGGACACCTGCGACACCTCCCAGCCAACGGATACTAACTGAATGGCAGGCCAAACAAGGCTCTGCAGCACAGCAAAAGATGATGGCTGCTCGACAGTCGTTGCCTGCATGGAGACTGAGGGAGGAAATTGTCCACACAGTCAACAACTGCAAGGTCACCATCATCTCAGGTGAAACTGGTTCAGGAAAGTCGACCCAGTCGGTACAATTCGTCTTAGATGATCTGATCCAGCGACAACTCGGAGCTGTTGCAAACATCATTTGTACACAACCCCGTAGGATCTCAGCCCTGGGTCTCGCGGATCGTGTAGCAGACGAGCGCTGTTCCCAAGTTGGGGATGAAATCGGTTACACCATCCGTGGAGAGTCGAAGCAAAAGCCTGGCGTTACCAAAATCACTTTTGTTACCACTGGTGTCTTGCTCAGGAGACTTCAAACATCAGGCGGCAATGCCGATGATGTGGTCGCTGCACTGGCTGATGTCAGTCACGTTGTTGTCGATGAAGTGCACGAGCGCAGTCTGGATACCGACTTTTTGCTTGTTCTGCTTCGCCAGATTCTACGGACACGCAAGGATTTGAAAGTCATTCTCATGAGCGCAACCCTCGATGCCGCTGTTTTCGAAGCTTACTTCAAGGAAGTTGGGCCTGTAGGCCGTGTTGAGATTGAAGGCCGTACACACCCCGTCACAGACTACTATATCGACGACATACTGCATTTCACTGGGTTCAAGGGCTATGGCATGGGTGAGGACGATGCGACAGATGAGAAGTCCTTCTCTGCCAACCTCAGGAGTATCGGATTCGGAATCAACTACGACCTCATTGCAGAAACCGTCCGTTACATTGATCGCCAACTCGGAGAGAAGGACGGAGGTATTCTGATCTTCTTGCCCGGAACTATGGAGATCGATCGCACGCTCCAAGCACTAAGTCACTTTGTAAACCTCCACGCACTGCCGCTTCACGCGTCGCTTATGCCAGTGGAGCAGAAGCGTGTTTTCCCTCCTGCGCCGCACGGGAAACGCAAAGTCATTGCGTGTACCAATGTAGCTGAGACATCCATCACTATTGAAGATATCGTTGCGGTCATCGATACGGGCAGAGTCAAGGAGACGAGCTACGACCCGCAGAACAATATGGTACGGCTGGCTGAGACGTGGGCTTCGAGGGCTGCATGTAAGCAACGACGTGGTCGAGCAGGTCGTGTTCGGGCGGGCGACTGCTACAAGATGTACACACGCAACGCTGAGGCTAAGATGATGGAACGACCTGATCCAGAGATCCGGCGTGTGCCTCTTGAACAAATGTGTTTGTCTATCAAATCCATGGGTGTACAAGATGTATCAGGCTTCCTTGCGTCGGCCTTGGCACCCCCAGAAAGCACGGCAGTGGAAGGCGCCATACGGCTACTCTCTCAAATGGGCGCCATCACCGACAACGAGCTGACGGCTCTCGGCCGGCACATGTCCATGATACCGGCTGATCTCCGCCTTGGCAAGCTCCTCGTCTACGGCGCAACATTCGGATGTCTCGATGCCGCTCTAACAATCGCCTCCGTCCTCACAGCCCGCAGTCCGTTCCTCACGCCCCGCGAACGCGACCAGGAAACCCGCAACGAATTCGACCGGCTCCGAGCCTCCTTCTCCAACAACCAAGGTGATCTCCTAGTCGACCTACGCGCCTACGAACAATGGGCCGCCCAGCGCAGCAAAGGCGCCTCAACCCGCGACCTACGCTTCTGGTGCCAAGAAAACCGTCTCTCACCAAACACGCTCTTCGATATCGCATCCAATCGCACACAATACCTATCTTCCCTCAAGGAAATTTCCTTCATACCCACACACTACTCCTCCGCCAATCCTGCCACGCACAGCACCTACAACAAACACAATGCCAACGACGCCCTCCTCCGCGCCCTCATCGCCGGCGCATTCAACCCTCAAATTGCCCGCATCCAATTGCCCGACAAGAAGTTCGCAGCGGGCATAGCCGGCGCCGTTGAGCTCGACCCTTCCGCCCCGCGAGATCAAATATTTCAACCAAGACAACGGCCGCGTATTTGTGCATCCTAG
- a CDS encoding DcpS-C multi-domain protein translates to MSTRNHKHAQAEQTHDTMTAEEIAGTEPPNQARPGVDPASQKRPNAFTELLSRSKKRKSHITADDSPGLKRKTAKTFKSIDPRDGLIVYIEKPEANPEGRVVEYDDDFVVINDKYPKAIVHLLFLPRKPAYYNQHPLSALSTDPAFLAQVRTRAERLKLLAASELRRQYGDTSISDHPYQSALEEMMSAPEPPSPEEQTARLPPGRDWTKDIVIGVHTHPSMNHLHIHIFSRDMQSPWMKHKKHYLSFNSSFLVKLDEFPLEESSPRYHPSSWTSWDMKCWRCGENYKNKFAALKKHLDEEFEEWKKE, encoded by the exons ATGTCTACACGCAACCACAAACATGCTCAGGCTGAGCAAACTCACGATACAATGACTGCAGAAGAGATAGCGGGAACGGAGCCGCCAAACCAGGCTCGACCCGGCGTAGATCCAGCTTCGCAGAAAAGACCAAACGCAT TCACAGAACTCTTGTCGCGATCTAAGAAACGAAAGTCTCACATAACCGCCGACGACTCACCAGGCCTTAAAAGGAAGACTGCGAAAACTTTTAAGAGCATTGATCCACGCGATGGCCTCATTGTTTACATCGAGAAGCCAGAGGCAAATCCCGAGGGAAGAGTAGTAGAATACGACGACGACTTTGTCGTGATCAACGACAAGTACCCAAAGGCAAT CGTACATCTCCTATTCCTGCCACGCAAACCCGCCTACTACAACCAACATCCCCTTTCTGCCCTCTCCACAGACCCCGCCTTCCTCGCCCAAGTACGCACCCGCGCCGAGCGCCTCAAACTTCTCGCTGCCTCGGAACTACGACGTCAGTACGGCGACACCAGCATCTCCGACCATCCCTACCAATCCGCCCTCGAAGAAATGATGTCCGCACCCGAGCCACCATCCCCAGAAGAACAAACCGCACGCTTACCACCCGGTCGAGACTGGACAAAAGACATCGTTATCGGTGTACATACTCATCCTTCGATGAACCATCTTCACATTCACATCTTTAGTAGGGACATGCAGTCGCCGTGGATGAAGCATAAGAAACATTATCTTAGTTTTAACTCGAGTTTCCTAGTGAAATTGGATGAGTTCCCGCTTGAAGAGAGCAGTCCGAGATATCATCCGAGTAGCTGGACGAGCTGGGATATGAAGTGCTGGCGGTGTGGGGAGAATTACAAGAATAAGTTTGCGGCGCTGAAAAAACATCTTGATGAAGAGTTTGAGGAGTGGAAGAAGGAGTAG
- a CDS encoding integral membrane protein (Ptm1), with protein MKARLRNIALLLLTTITAVAAIDVTLNQDERQKCSGMYSKKSWGGKVEPFILVKFIKDPEKNAGIQDPTVSVVVWEWKDTLLLGAPSDLPVNDENRHYICDDESIKLNLCTKEHKGEWVLAQDADNVSQMHIRTAAINLNDPKPINYPVANGDKKMSIKTGYYCVAVAAEDKRLQYEAIVTFRNAYGELQAAQIAKLPFYGGITIVYFVVLAFWGFLYFQNRHDILAVQNYITAILVFLVLEMMMTWGYYDYQNRHGNNVGAKALMIVVAVLNAFRNSFSFFLLLIVCMGYGVVKPSLGKTMTVVRWLAVAHFVFGVIYAVASLTVRPDDAGPLVLLVILPLSATLTAFYIWTLNSLNLTMKDLMERKQHVKATMYKRLWWCILTSIIVIFGFFFINSFTFAGASTPDFAPTHWQTRWFVLDGWLNLVYLADVCFVAYMWRPTANNRRFAMSDEIAQDDEGFEIASLRESLDEEERGADQPPSYDPGQRSNNINARDASPLPAPQAQKPIVPPRESLDGDTIFAVGEDDKWRPSSPKGTNERSRLTGKKDE; from the exons ATGAAGGCACGGCTGCGCAACATCGCTCTGCTGCTGTTGACCACCATAACAGCAGTCGCGGCGATAGATGTCACGTTG AACCAAGATGAACGCCAGAAATGCTCGGGCATGTACAGTAAGAAGTCGTGGGGAGGCAAGGTCGAACCCTTTATACTTGTCAAGTTTATAAAAGACCCTGAAAAGAACGCCGGCATTCAAGACCCGACGGTGAGCGTCGTGGTGTGGGAATGGAAAGACACGTTGCTGCTTGGAGCGCCGTCAGACTTGCCCGTGAACGAT GAAAACCGACATTACATCTGTGACGACGAATCTATCAAGTTGAACCTCTGCACCAAGGAACACAAGGGTGAATGGGTACTCGCCCAAGATGCTGACAACGTCTCGCAAATGCACATTCGAACCGCCGCAATCAACCTCAACGACCCCAAGCCCATCAATTACCCAGTCGCAAATGGAGACAAGAAAATGTCAATCAAGACAGGATACTACTGTGTGGCCGTGGCCGCGGAAGACAAGCGTCTGCAATACGAAGCCATCGTAACCTTCCGCAATGCATACGGCGAATTGCAAGCGGCCCAGATCGCCAAACTTCCGTTTTACGGCGGTATTACAATTGTCTACTTTGTAGTATTGGCCTTCTGGGGCTTCCTCTACTTCCAGAATAGGCACGATATCCTGGCTGTTCAGAACTACATCACGGCCATTCTGGTGTTTTTGGTCttggagatgatgatgacCTGGGGTTACTACGATTACCAGAATCGCCATGGCAACAACGTCGGCGCAAAGGCACTTATGATTGTCGTTGCTGTGCTGAACGCTTTCCGAAACTCGTTCTCGTTCTTCCTGCTCCTGATTGTGTGCATGGGCTATGGTGTTGTCAAGCCTTCCCTTGGCAAGACTATGACGGTCGTCCGCTGGCTCGCTGTAGCGCATTTTGTCTTTGGCGTCATCTACGCTGTCGCATCGCTCACTGTTCGACCCGACGACGCCGGTCCTCTTGTGTTGCTGGTTATTCTACCGCTCTCTGCTACTCTGACAGCATTTTATATCTGGACGCTGAACTCGCTGAACCTCACCATGAAAGACCTCATGGAGCGCAAGCAGCACGTCAAAGCCACCATGTATAAGAGATTATGGTGGTGTATTTTGACCAGCATCATCGTCATCTTcggcttcttcttcatcaaCAGCTTTACCTTTGCCGGCGCATCGACTCCGGACTTTGCACCGACCCACTGGCAGACACGATGGTTTGTGCTTGATGGGTGGCTGAACTTGGTGTATCTGGCAGACGTCTGCTTTGTTGCGTACATGTGGCGACCGACGGCTAACAACCGGAGGTTTGCAATGAGTGACGAG ATTGCACAGGATGACGAGGGGTTTGAGATTGCTTCGCTGAGGGAATCGCTGGACGAAGAGGAACGTGGTGCGGACCAGCCTCCCTCATACGACCCTGGGCAGAGGTCGAATAACATCAATGCGCGCGATGCATCGCCATTGCCTGCGCCACAAGCACAGAAGCCTATTGTGCCACCCAGGGAGAGCTTAGATGGCGATACCATCTTTGCTGTGGGCGAGGATGATAAGTGGA GGCCGTCGAGCCCCAAAGGAACTAACGAGCGATCGCGATTAACGGGCAAGAAGGACGAATAA
- a CDS encoding DUF2392 domain containing protein: MPGKEIVDASNEPCRRCKASSVLVVRSEPLCHDCFARYIHTKCIKRLETFRVNFTAEQQPRVLVPLSFGISSVTLLHVLDLHQRTQKSKTGRTGFNISAVYIEDPEQSIMAEDLLDQVREQYSGHQYASLPLHDVFRLVQDDASIRSLVPETQYASTPEEKLVHMINSLTSATARADVLSTLKTRLIVEHAKLTGCESILWGDSTTRLAQKTLSETAKGRGFSLPWQVSDGPSPFGLNFHYPLRDVLKKELVSYMNMAETGLKTLVHETSIGATQASTSSKNTTIDDLMKQYFESVEDNFPSIVANVVRTASRLEAQPDALSEPKCSLCSMPVSGGRFGIHGWGGDQQDGDDFGSTHANRTICYGCTRSVPKATSSTNGN, translated from the exons ATGCCGGGCAAAGAGATTGTAGACGCTTCAAATGAGCCTTGCAGACGATGTAAGGCATCTTCTGTCCTGGTAGTCCGCTCTGAGCCCCTTTGCCA TGACTGCTTCGCACGATACATTCACACCAAATGTATCAAGCGGCTAGAGACGTTCCGGGTAAATTTCACAGCGGAGCAGCAACCCCGCGTTCTGGTGCCCCTGTCCTTTGGCATCTCGTCTGTGACTCTGCTGCACGTCTTGGATCTCCACCAACGCACGCAAAAGAGCAAGACGGGCCGCACGGGCTTCAACATTAGCGCTGTGTACATTGAGGACCCTGAACAGTCTATCATGGCTGAAGATCTTCTGGACCAAGTTCGAGAGCAGTACTCTGGGCATCAGTATGCCTCGTTGCCGTTGCATGATGTATTCCGCCTTGTTCAAGATGATGCCTCAATCCGGTCTCTGGTCCCGGAAACGCAGTATGCCTCGACACCTGAGGAAAAACTTGTTCACATGATCAACTCGCTCACTTCAGCCACAGCCCGCGCGGATGTTTTGTCTACACTTAAGACTAGGCTGATTGTCGAGCATGCGAAATTGACTGGGTGCGAGAGTATCCTCTGGGGCGACAGCACCACCAGACTCGCTCAAAAGACTCTTTCCGAAACCGCAAAGGGGCGCGGTTTCTCCCTGCCATGGCAGGTCTCCGACGGCCCGTCGCCTTTTGGTCTAAACTTCCATTACCCGCTTCGCGATGTTCTTAAGAAAGAGCTGGTGTCCTACATGAACATGGCCGAAACAGGGCTCAAGACTCTGGTGCATGAAACGTCGATAGGCGCCACGCAAGCTTCTACAAGCTCAAAAAACACCACCATCGACGACCTCATGAAGCAATATTTCGAGTCGGTTGAGGATAACTTTCCAAGTATCGTTGCAAACGTCGTACGTACTGCCAGTAGACTAGAGGCACAGCCCGATGCGCTTTCAGAGCCAAAATGCAGTTTATGCAGCATGCCTGTATCCGGTGGACGATTTGGCATACACGGGTGGGGTGGTGATCAGCAAGACGGCGACGACTTTGGATCCACACATGCCAACAGGACCATTTGCTATGGCTGCACAAGATCCGTACCCAAGGCTACATCAAGTACGAATGGGAATTGA
- a CDS encoding DUF605 domain containing protein has translation MCPSFNGPPCGDDLASIHTRYEQFQRHDEDKAKFVAELIAYSEQLVQKCRNVTAERDEYRAWFEKWQLDKDHYELLLRNAQQIMSDNPFIMVLIDGDGMIFRDDFIRDAEAGGRRAASFLHEAINDYIANDCKDIKPPVRIYCRVYANVKGLAEVLVRAGVIQSTKQFEDFVRAFTQSRPDFDFVDVGAGKDRADEKIIDAFKGFAPIFQCRRILFGCSHDNGYARTLEKCSDRTEMVNKVVLLEGVPFEKELLPLPYKTKKFPKLFRDKKLSVIPWGAAPVAATVGTTVFGTPSLTAPVFVPGSTFDPKADSKASSNGLAVTGLPPRFPAPGPAAVQQPPSTLMDSPLPSRAQLNTLPRTPSCSTITSEEFPAIKPSMTTWASKAAAPPPPQAAPVQPVYKVADRDELIARNRAGQRVDPPCKDYDKAEVDRIKRMKLCNVHFLREECPYDNKCTHLHGYHLTSDEKATLRLVARMAPCIYGSGCEDNKCIYGHRCPAPPSKTHYVKGTKSCIFGDLCKFPPELHDIDTTVVKTLVIRR, from the exons ATGTGTCCTTCATTCAATGGCCCACCCTGCGGCGATGATTTGGCCAGCATACACACGCGCTACGAGCAATTTCAGCGGCACGACGAAGACAAGGCCAAATTCGTAGCCGAGCTCATCGCATATAGTGAGCAACTGGTGCAGAAGTGCCGGAATGTAACTGCTGAGCGTGATGAGTACCGCGCATGGTTCGAGAAATGGCAACTCGACAAGGACCATTATGAACTGTTACTCAGAAACGCACAGCAGATCATG TCTGATAACCCATTCATCATGGTGCTGATCGACGGCGACGGTATGATC TTCCGCGACGACTTTATCCGCGACGCTGAGGCTGGTGGTCGCCGGGCTGCCTCTTTCCTGCACGAAGCCATAAACGATTATATCGCGAATGATTGCAAAGATATCAAACCCCCGGTACGCATATACTGCCGCGTCTATGCGAACGTGAAAGGACTAGCCGAAGTGCTCGTTCGCGCTGGCGTCATTCAGAGTACCAAGCAGTTCGAGGATTTTGTGCGTGCATTCACTCAATCCAGACCTGATTTCGATTTCGTGGACGTGGGTGCGGGTAAAGACCGCGCTGACGAAAAGATTATCG ATGCGTTCAAGGGATTCGCCCCGATCTTCCAATGTCGTCGCATTCTTTTCGGATGCTCACACGATAATGGATACGCAAGGACTTTAGAAAAGTGTTCCGATCGCACAGAGATGGTGAACAAGGTGGTGCTCCTCGAAGGTGTTCCGTTTGAGAAGGAGCTACTCCCGCTGCCATACAAGACCAAGAAGTTTCCGAAACTGTTTCGAGACAAGAAACTCTCGGTGATACCGTGGGGGGCGGCTCCCGTGGCGGCTACAGTAGGGACTACCGTGTTTGGTACTCCTTCTCTGACAGCCCCGGTATTTGTCCCAGGAAGTACATTCGACCCGAAAGCCGACTCAAAAGCTAGCTCGAACGGCTTGGCGGTTACTGGTCTCCCACCCCGTTTTCCTGCACCTGGGCCTGCAGCCGTACAGCAGCCACCTAGTACGCTCATGGATAGCCCTCTGCCCAGCAGAGCCCAGCTGAATACCTTGCCTCGTACACCGTCATGCTCGACTATAACTTCAGAAGAGTTTCCAGCCATCAAGCCGAGCATGACGACTTGGGCTAGCAAAGCCGCGGCCCCTCCTCCACCTCAGGCCGCCCCTGTACAGCCTGTATACAAGGTCGCAGACCGTGATGAACTGATTGCTCGCAACCGTGCCGGCCAGCGCGTTGATCCGCCCTGCAAGGACTATGACAAAGCCGAAGTGGATCGTATTAAGAGGATGAAACTTTGCAACGTCCACTTCCTTCGCGAGGAATGTCCGTACGATAACAAGTGCACGCATCTTCATGGCTACCATCTTACTTCTGACGAGAAGGCCACTCTCCGTCTTGTTGCTCGGATGGCTCCATGCATCTATGGCAGCGGCTGTGAGGACAACAAGTGTATCTATGGCCATCGATGTCCAGCACCTCCCAGCAAGACACATTACGTCAAGGGCACCAAGTCATGTATTTTCGGCGATTTATGCAAGTTTCCGCCCGAGCTCCATGATATCGACACCACCGTTGTGAAGACGCTGGTCATACGCCGCTAG
- a CDS encoding aminomethyltransferase related to GcvT — protein MAALPFSAPLRTPKYICGTCRTRLRSFRTPAIVTHQTFSSASSSNRQIIHRPTSQQHLRKRVDTHPAKNGSLYRFPRTREYSTTGPAPLPVTSGFAPLPHRRLISLSGPDAAKFLQGLITNNVDLNQPKPFYAAFLNAQGRVLWDVFVWVWPELLAEEKQWTCYIEVDEREAEELKKHLKRHKLRSKVEIEDISGDEVCVWAAWGSAADARVNANDTMVDMQDPRAPNFHRYLAYADVKALVPGTEPLSVTEYQIERYRYGIAEGPDEIPREDALPMEYNFDLWHGIDFKKGCYVGQELTIRTKHTGVVRKRVLPITLQLHPLAEPVEKIIVESGSEIKTIDDTQIGLKRGRARGKFIANVGDVGLALCRLEQMTSMVIDGSVHARTPEMRFACYTHDRDVVEVQPVLHDWFLEREKELWDKYGLRGL, from the coding sequence ATGGCAGCGCTTCCATTCAGCGCGCCTTTGCGCACTCCGAAATACATATGCGGAACATGCCGGACGCGTTTACGGTCCTTCCGTACTCCAGCTATCGTCACACATCAAACTTTTAGCAGTGCGTCATCGTCGAATCGCCAAATTATTCACCGGCCTACGTCGCAACAACACCTTCGCAAGCGGGTCGACACCCACCCAGCCAAGAATGGCTCTCTCTATCGATTTCCTAGAACACGCGAGTATTCGACGACAGGTCCAGCACCCCTACCCGTTACCTCGGGCTTTGCACCACTCCCGCACCGCCGCCTGATATCTCTATCTGGTCCCGACGCGGCCAAGTTCCTCCAAGGTCTCATAACCAACAACGTCGACCTCAATCAACCGAAGCCGTTCTATGCGGCTTTTCTCAATGCGCAGGGCAGGGTCTTGTGGGACGTCTTCGTATGGGTATGGCCAGAGCTTTTGGCGGAGGAGAAACAGTGGACCTGCTACATCGAAGTGGATGAGCGCGAAGCCGAGGAACTGAAAAAGCACCTAAAGCGACACAAACTACGCAGCAAAGTGGAAATAGAGGATATAAGCGGGGACGAAGTGTGTGTATGGGCAGCTTGGGGTTCTGCGGCAGACGCGCGCGTCAACGCCAACGATACAATGGTGGATATGCAGGACCCACGAGCACCAAACTTCCACCGCTACCTCGCATACGCAGACGTAAAGGCACTAGTTCCAGGTACGGAGCCGCTGAGCGTTACCGAGTACCAGATCGAGCGCTACAGGTACGGCATAGCTGAAGGGCCAGACGAGATACCCAGAGAGGATGCGCTACCCATGGAATACAACTTTGACCTCTGGCACGGCATAGACTTCAAAAAAGGATGCTACGTTGGTCAAGAACTCACCATTCGTACTAAACACACTGGTGTCGTGCGCAAGCGCGTCTTGCCCATTACTCTTCAACTTCACCCCCTTGCTGAGCCAGTAGAGAAGATAATTGTAGAATCCGGCAGTGAAATCAAGACGATTGATGATACACAAATTGGACTCAAGAGGGGTCGTGCTCGAGGCAAGTTTATTGCAAATGTTGGGGATGTGGGGCTGGCGTTGTGTCGGTTGGAGCAGATGACCAGTATGGTGATTGATGGGAGCGTGCATGCGAGGACGCCGGAGATGCGCTTCGCATGTTATACCCATGATAGAGATGTTGTTGAGGTCCAGCCGGTGTTGCATGATTGGTTTTTGGAGCGGGAGAAGGAGTTGTGGGACAAGTATGGGCTGAGGGGTTTGTAG